One Algibacter sp. L3A6 genomic region harbors:
- a CDS encoding type III pantothenate kinase: protein MYLIIDVGNSFVKLAVFEDDALKSKQVVKLKDVLKAVKSLRKKYLEIEKAIISSVGRLTESDTLVLSTLFDLTILDSATKLPFTNLYQTPKTLGVDRIALVCAAVKNFPKQNTLIIDAGTCITYDFVNANNEYLGGAISPGLRMRYASLNNLTANLPLLDTEMPESIIGDSTKSSIHSGVVHGVLNEIDGNIADYKEKYLDLTIILTGGDTNFLSKQLKSSIFANSNFLLEGLYYILKFNSI from the coding sequence ATGTATTTAATTATAGATGTTGGCAATTCGTTTGTAAAGCTTGCTGTTTTTGAGGATGACGCTCTTAAAAGCAAACAAGTCGTGAAGCTAAAAGATGTTTTAAAAGCGGTTAAATCTTTAAGGAAGAAATATTTAGAAATTGAAAAAGCTATAATTTCATCGGTAGGAAGATTAACTGAAAGCGACACTCTAGTTTTAAGTACACTTTTCGATCTTACTATTTTGGATAGCGCAACAAAACTTCCGTTTACCAACTTATACCAAACACCAAAAACTTTAGGTGTAGACCGTATAGCTCTAGTTTGTGCGGCCGTTAAAAATTTCCCAAAACAAAATACACTAATTATTGATGCTGGCACTTGTATAACTTACGATTTTGTAAACGCTAATAACGAGTATTTAGGCGGAGCTATTTCACCTGGCTTACGCATGCGCTATGCCTCTCTGAATAATTTAACAGCAAATTTGCCGTTACTAGATACAGAAATGCCTGAATCTATTATTGGAGATTCAACTAAATCATCAATACACTCAGGTGTTGTTCATGGTGTTTTAAATGAAATTGACGGAAATATTGCAGACTATAAAGAAAAATATTTAGATTTAACAATTATTTTAACAGGTGGCGATACTAATTTCTTGTCTAAACAATTAAAAAGTAGCATATTTGCCAACTCTAATTTCCTTTTAGAAGGACTTTACTATATTTTAAAATTTAACTCAATTTAA
- the lptC gene encoding LPS export ABC transporter periplasmic protein LptC, producing the protein MLICMAMFFSCNNSLKEVQKIGVSENEPIGVAENINLKHTDSGRVTANLISTKMLDYSNRDFPYNEFVDGLTLYLYDDKNQKSTIISDYAIIYSETDLIDLQGNVVITTQDGNVLKSDQLFYDQKKQWLFTNNAVTFQTKTDVIQGNGFDSDTKFKKAEVLEVTGIITMED; encoded by the coding sequence ATGCTCATTTGCATGGCTATGTTTTTTTCATGTAATAACAGTTTAAAGGAGGTTCAAAAAATTGGAGTTTCGGAAAACGAGCCTATTGGTGTCGCTGAAAATATTAATTTAAAACACACCGATTCTGGTCGTGTTACCGCTAATTTAATCAGTACAAAAATGCTCGATTACTCTAATCGAGATTTTCCATACAATGAATTTGTTGATGGTCTAACATTATATCTATACGACGACAAAAATCAAAAAAGCACTATTATCTCAGACTATGCCATTATTTATTCTGAAACCGATTTAATCGACTTACAAGGCAACGTGGTTATAACAACCCAAGATGGTAATGTTTTAAAATCTGATCAACTTTTTTATGATCAAAAAAAGCAATGGCTATTTACCAATAACGCGGTTACTTTTCAAACTAAAACAGACGTTATTCAAGGTAATGGCTTTGATTCTGATACTAAATTCAAAAAAGCAGAAGTATTAGAAGTTACAGGTATTATCACTATGGAAGATTAG
- a CDS encoding hemolysin family protein, which translates to MGIYAIIIIVSLILSAFFSGMEIAYVSSNKIHIEIEKKQEGLLAKILSKLTVKPSKFITTMLIGNNIALVIYGFFMGDLLVDWFRSMLPTPYSPLNYLLNDLSLLTQTIISTIVILITAEFLPKVFFQIYANKLIKALAIPAYIFYILFSLISDFVIWISDNVLRAFFKTEGDQIQLAFTKVELGNYITEQMESVEEHDDVDTEIQIFQNALEFSEVKAREVMVPRTEIIAVEINESIKSLNALFTETGCTKILVYKETIDDILGYAHSFELFKKPKTIKAMMLPVEFVPETVLIKDVLGVLTKKHRSIAVVLDEYGGTAGIMTVEDIVEELFGEIEDEHDTVDLIEEKLEDDSFNFSARLEVDYLNETYKINLPESENYETLGGLIVNHTQQIPEQNEVVRMENFQFTILEVSNTKIDLVELKLVEED; encoded by the coding sequence ATGGGCATTTATGCTATTATCATAATTGTATCATTAATCCTTTCTGCTTTTTTCTCAGGGATGGAGATTGCTTATGTGTCTTCAAACAAAATTCATATTGAAATTGAAAAAAAACAAGAAGGCTTACTAGCTAAAATACTTAGCAAACTTACAGTAAAACCATCAAAATTTATAACCACCATGCTTATTGGCAACAATATAGCTCTGGTTATATATGGTTTTTTTATGGGCGATTTATTGGTAGATTGGTTTCGATCTATGTTGCCAACACCTTATTCTCCTCTCAATTATTTACTTAACGATTTAAGTTTATTAACGCAAACTATAATTTCGACTATAGTCATTTTAATAACTGCGGAATTTTTACCTAAGGTCTTTTTTCAGATTTATGCGAATAAATTAATTAAAGCTTTAGCCATACCCGCATATATTTTTTATATCTTATTTAGCCTGATATCCGATTTTGTTATCTGGATTTCCGATAATGTTCTAAGAGCTTTTTTTAAAACTGAAGGCGACCAAATTCAACTAGCCTTCACAAAAGTAGAACTAGGTAATTATATTACCGAACAAATGGAATCTGTAGAAGAACATGACGATGTAGATACCGAAATTCAAATATTTCAAAATGCATTAGAGTTTTCCGAAGTAAAAGCACGCGAAGTTATGGTGCCAAGAACGGAAATTATTGCCGTAGAAATTAACGAATCTATTAAAAGCCTAAATGCACTTTTCACCGAAACGGGTTGCACAAAAATTTTAGTTTATAAAGAAACTATAGACGATATTTTAGGTTACGCCCATTCTTTCGAACTCTTTAAAAAACCAAAAACCATTAAGGCCATGATGTTGCCTGTAGAGTTTGTACCCGAAACGGTTTTAATAAAAGATGTACTTGGTGTGCTTACAAAAAAACATAGAAGTATAGCTGTTGTTCTAGATGAATATGGTGGAACCGCAGGTATTATGACGGTAGAAGATATTGTAGAAGAACTTTTTGGTGAAATTGAAGACGAACACGATACTGTAGATTTAATTGAAGAGAAGCTAGAAGATGATAGTTTTAATTTTTCGGCGCGTTTGGAAGTAGATTATTTAAATGAAACTTATAAAATTAATCTACCAGAAAGTGAAAACTACGAAACTTTAGGAGGTTTAATTGTAAACCATACCCAACAAATACCGGAACAGAACGAAGTGGTAAGAATGGAAAACTTTCAATTTACAATTTTAGAGGTTTCAAACACAAAAATTGACTTAGTTGAGCTTAAATTAGTTGAAGAAGACTAA
- a CDS encoding peptidylprolyl isomerase, protein MAVLNKIRQRSLFLILIIALALFSFVLADLFKNSDALSAKSQNIVGTVNGTDITRESFLQKVDVAQRQAGASATSTQVMNRVWDQEVREAVMGAQFEKLGISVEKDQMKDLLKTALASSPEFLNEAGLFDEAKLNEYIANLKETSPAGYESWVNYEKQLANNALQQNYFNLVKAGLTGTLAEGELDYMLENNKVDIKYVQVPYTSIADSLVKVSKSDISSYISKNAKKYEVEASRDIRFVEFKEFASVEDENAIKAELTKLLSDRVEYNDGIKSNENITGFLNTKNNEDFINSNSDIKFDDRFVFKSSLPSAVADTIYNLNEGDVYGPYKDNGYYKISKIVAVKQIPDSAKVRHILIPFIGTKSSGAQATQTEAQAKATADSLLTILKSNRSKFPEFVTEFSTDQGSVENGGRYDWHAYNTMVPEFNDFEFEGSTGDLGIVKTIFGFHIIEVEGQKNKTKAVKVGTLARKIEPSDATVDKVFRDASSFEISAVDKDYEALAKEKNYTVRPVNGIKALDETIPGVGNQRPIVRWAFEADAQVGDLKRFNITNGYVIAQLVAKHDAGLMSADDATVTVLPILRKEKKAAMLRDQISATTLDNLAAAQKKSVRTASAINMKNPTISGAGREPLVVGAAFGLKEGETSKLIDGANGVYMIQVTKVTPAAPLDNYQAAANRVEQQKSNVVNSKLYNALKDAAAIEDNRAKSQVQ, encoded by the coding sequence ATGGCAGTTTTAAATAAAATCAGACAACGTTCATTATTCTTAATCTTGATAATAGCGTTAGCGTTATTTTCCTTTGTATTAGCAGATTTATTTAAAAATAGTGATGCACTTTCAGCAAAATCGCAAAATATTGTTGGTACTGTTAATGGTACAGATATTACTCGCGAATCATTTCTTCAAAAAGTAGATGTAGCACAACGCCAAGCAGGTGCAAGTGCAACAAGCACACAGGTGATGAACCGTGTTTGGGATCAAGAAGTACGTGAAGCTGTAATGGGTGCTCAATTTGAAAAACTAGGTATTTCTGTTGAGAAAGACCAAATGAAAGATTTATTAAAAACAGCGCTTGCATCTAGCCCTGAGTTTTTAAACGAAGCTGGTTTGTTTGACGAAGCAAAACTTAATGAATATATCGCTAACCTAAAAGAAACATCGCCTGCAGGTTATGAAAGTTGGGTTAATTACGAAAAGCAATTAGCAAACAATGCATTACAACAAAACTACTTTAACTTAGTTAAAGCTGGTTTAACAGGAACACTTGCTGAAGGTGAACTAGATTACATGCTTGAGAATAACAAAGTAGATATTAAATATGTGCAAGTTCCTTATACTTCTATTGCTGATAGCTTAGTAAAAGTTTCTAAATCTGATATTTCTAGCTATATAAGTAAAAATGCTAAGAAATACGAAGTTGAAGCATCTCGTGATATTCGTTTTGTTGAATTTAAAGAATTTGCAAGCGTAGAAGATGAAAATGCAATAAAAGCAGAGTTAACAAAATTATTATCTGACCGTGTTGAATATAACGACGGTATTAAATCTAACGAAAATATCACTGGTTTTTTAAACACAAAAAATAACGAAGATTTTATCAACTCTAATTCTGATATTAAATTTGACGATCGTTTTGTATTTAAATCTAGCTTACCATCTGCTGTTGCAGATACTATCTATAACTTAAATGAAGGTGATGTTTATGGTCCTTATAAAGATAATGGCTACTACAAAATCTCAAAAATAGTTGCTGTAAAACAAATTCCAGATTCAGCTAAAGTTCGTCATATCTTAATTCCTTTTATTGGAACAAAAAGTTCAGGAGCTCAAGCAACACAAACAGAAGCACAAGCGAAAGCAACTGCTGATAGCCTTTTAACAATTTTAAAATCTAACCGTTCTAAATTTCCTGAATTTGTAACAGAATTCTCTACAGACCAAGGAAGTGTTGAAAATGGTGGTCGTTACGATTGGCATGCATACAATACTATGGTTCCAGAATTTAATGATTTTGAATTCGAAGGTTCAACTGGAGATTTAGGAATTGTAAAAACAATATTCGGTTTTCATATTATTGAAGTTGAAGGACAGAAAAACAAAACTAAAGCTGTAAAAGTAGGAACATTAGCTAGAAAGATTGAACCATCTGACGCTACTGTTGATAAAGTATTTAGAGATGCTTCTAGTTTTGAAATCTCAGCTGTAGACAAAGATTATGAAGCATTAGCAAAAGAAAAAAATTACACAGTGCGCCCTGTTAATGGGATTAAAGCTCTAGATGAAACTATACCTGGTGTTGGTAACCAAAGACCAATTGTACGTTGGGCATTTGAAGCTGACGCTCAAGTAGGAGACTTAAAACGTTTCAACATTACAAACGGTTATGTAATTGCTCAATTAGTTGCAAAACATGATGCAGGTTTAATGTCTGCAGATGATGCTACAGTTACTGTTTTACCTATTTTAAGAAAAGAGAAAAAAGCAGCAATGCTTAGAGATCAAATTTCTGCTACAACTTTGGATAATTTAGCTGCCGCACAAAAGAAAAGTGTACGTACAGCTTCTGCTATCAATATGAAAAACCCAACTATTTCTGGAGCAGGTAGAGAGCCATTAGTTGTTGGTGCTGCATTTGGATTAAAAGAAGGAGAAACTTCTAAATTAATAGATGGTGCTAACGGTGTTTACATGATTCAAGTTACTAAAGTAACTCCTGCAGCTCCATTAGACAACTACCAAGCTGCTGCTAATAGAGTTGAACAACAAAAATCTAATGTTGTAAATTCTAAATTATACAACGCATTAAAAGATGCCGCTGCAATTGAAGATAATAGAGCAAAATCTCAAGTTCAATAA
- a CDS encoding GYDIA family GHMP kinase produces MKEYFSNGKLLISGEYVVLDGAISLAVPTKCGQSLIVESINDAKIIWKSLDEKGMVWFEKEFELVNHTIQNSSETDETSIRLIEILKAAKALNLEFLRDGIGYKVTTKLDFPKNWGLGTSSTLINNIANWAKVDAYQLLEKTFGGSGYDIACAKNNSAITYQLKPDAIDVIRLSFNPTFKKNLYFIHLNQKQNSRDGIKHYREHKGDLLDYIKEIDVITEQMIHAETLEVFQVLIEKHESIIGKITKQVPVKERLFNDFKGAIKSLGAWGGDFVLATAKQDPTAYFKAKGYDTVLAYQDMVL; encoded by the coding sequence GTGAAGGAGTATTTTAGTAACGGAAAATTATTGATTTCTGGAGAATATGTTGTTTTAGATGGAGCCATTTCTTTGGCTGTACCAACTAAGTGCGGACAATCGTTAATTGTTGAAAGCATCAATGACGCTAAAATTATTTGGAAAAGTTTAGACGAAAAGGGAATGGTTTGGTTCGAAAAAGAGTTTGAATTAGTAAACCATACTATTCAAAACTCAAGTGAAACCGATGAGACTTCTATTAGGTTAATAGAAATATTAAAAGCAGCTAAAGCGCTCAATCTAGAGTTTTTGAGAGATGGAATAGGATATAAGGTAACGACGAAATTAGATTTTCCTAAAAATTGGGGTTTGGGCACATCATCAACTTTAATTAATAATATTGCTAATTGGGCAAAAGTTGATGCGTATCAACTTTTGGAAAAAACTTTCGGTGGTAGCGGTTATGATATTGCTTGCGCTAAAAATAATTCGGCCATTACCTATCAATTAAAGCCGGATGCTATAGATGTTATTCGGTTAAGCTTTAATCCAACCTTTAAGAAGAATCTTTATTTTATTCATTTAAACCAGAAACAAAATAGTCGTGATGGTATTAAACATTATCGTGAGCATAAAGGTGATTTACTCGATTATATAAAAGAAATTGATGTTATTACCGAGCAGATGATACATGCTGAAACTTTGGAGGTGTTTCAAGTTTTAATAGAAAAGCACGAATCTATAATTGGAAAAATAACAAAGCAAGTACCTGTTAAAGAAAGGTTGTTTAACGATTTCAAAGGCGCTATTAAAAGTCTTGGCGCTTGGGGTGGAGATTTTGTTTTAGCAACAGCTAAACAAGATCCAACTGCGTATTTTAAAGCTAAAGGTTATGATACCGTATTAGCTTATCAAGATATGGTGCTTTAA
- a CDS encoding YitT family protein, translating to MNPFLSKILVDIARKQLKKKEASAEGKAVSIKQIVPLVRKFQVELSHAIKEYIFIIIGVFSAGFGLKGFLLPNKFIDGGATGISLLLENVTSIELGLLLVLVNIPFLILASKTIGNKFALKSIAAITLLAFVVHFVEYPIITEDKLLIAVFGGFFLGLGIGLSMRGGSVIDGTEVLAIYLGRKLSLTIGDVLLLINIVIFSIGAYVLSIEIALYAILTYLSAAKTVDFVVDGVEEYVGVTIISNKHEELRIMLTEKLRRACTIYAGKGGYGTNGDSYDKDIIYTIVTRLELARLQTEIDKIDRNAFIVMGIVKDLKGGMIKRKPMK from the coding sequence ATGAATCCATTTTTATCCAAAATATTAGTAGATATTGCCCGAAAGCAGCTTAAGAAAAAAGAAGCTAGCGCTGAAGGTAAGGCCGTAAGTATAAAACAAATTGTACCTCTAGTTCGTAAATTTCAGGTCGAGCTATCCCATGCTATAAAAGAATATATTTTTATAATCATAGGTGTGTTTTCTGCTGGTTTTGGTTTAAAAGGCTTTTTATTACCCAATAAATTTATCGATGGTGGTGCAACGGGTATTTCTTTATTATTAGAAAATGTAACCTCTATAGAACTCGGACTCTTACTGGTTTTAGTAAATATCCCTTTTTTAATTCTAGCTTCTAAAACTATAGGTAATAAATTTGCCTTAAAAAGTATTGCAGCCATTACACTTCTAGCTTTTGTGGTACATTTTGTAGAATACCCTATCATTACTGAAGATAAATTATTAATAGCAGTTTTTGGTGGTTTTTTTCTTGGTTTAGGTATTGGTTTGTCCATGCGTGGAGGAAGTGTTATTGATGGTACCGAGGTCTTAGCTATTTATTTAGGACGAAAATTATCGTTAACTATTGGCGATGTATTGTTACTAATTAATATCGTTATATTTTCAATAGGCGCTTATGTATTATCCATTGAAATTGCGCTTTACGCGATATTAACCTATTTATCTGCGGCAAAAACAGTAGATTTTGTTGTAGATGGTGTTGAGGAATATGTAGGTGTTACTATTATTTCTAATAAGCATGAAGAATTGCGTATTATGTTAACTGAAAAGTTGCGTCGAGCCTGCACTATTTATGCAGGAAAAGGTGGTTACGGAACTAATGGCGACAGTTATGATAAAGATATAATCTATACCATTGTTACGCGATTAGAGCTCGCCAGATTACAAACCGAAATAGATAAAATAGACAGAAACGCGTTTATTGTTATGGGTATTGTAAAAGATTTAAAAGGTGGTATGATTAAGCGAAAACCTATGAAATAA
- a CDS encoding helicase HerA-like domain-containing protein, which produces MSKTDTFFKYITEGNATKGDFIAVGSAMLDGETVTGAHVKIPLKTMNRHGLIAGATGTGKTKSLQVLAENLSDKGIPVLLMDIKGDLSGLAQPSPGHAKIDERHEKIGLPFDAKAFPVELLTLSEQDGVRLRATVSEFGPVLLSRVLDLTDTQSGVVAVIFQYCDDNKLPLLDLKDFKKILQYTTQEGKAEFTESYGRISTASTGAILRKVIELEQQGADLFFGEKSFDTQDLLRIDDNGRGYINILRLTDIQDRPKLFSTFMLSLLAEIYSTFPEQGDSDRPELILFIDEAHLIFNEASKALLNQIESIVKLIRSKGVGLYFVTQNPTDVPEAVLGQLGLKIQHALRAFTAKDRKAIKLTAQNYPDSEYYDTTEVLTSLGIGEALVSALDEKGRPTPLAATMMRAPMSRMDVLTDMELSSLLAKSKMVKKYNETIDRESAYEMLNEKIKQAEADEAKEKAKKEQEALKKAESKRKTTTRRKSTAMNPIIKVLTSATFIRSVFGILTKVLKK; this is translated from the coding sequence ATGAGTAAGACAGATACTTTTTTTAAATACATTACAGAAGGAAATGCTACAAAAGGAGATTTTATAGCCGTAGGTTCTGCTATGTTAGATGGTGAAACCGTTACAGGTGCCCATGTGAAAATTCCTTTAAAAACCATGAATCGTCACGGTTTAATTGCTGGTGCCACTGGTACGGGTAAAACAAAATCGCTTCAGGTTTTAGCAGAAAATTTAAGTGATAAAGGTATTCCTGTTTTATTAATGGATATTAAAGGTGATTTAAGTGGTTTGGCACAACCAAGTCCGGGTCATGCAAAAATTGATGAACGTCACGAAAAAATTGGTTTACCTTTTGATGCCAAAGCTTTTCCTGTAGAACTTTTAACCCTATCTGAACAAGATGGAGTTAGGCTTCGTGCAACGGTTAGTGAATTTGGTCCTGTATTATTATCTCGAGTTTTAGATTTAACCGATACACAATCGGGAGTAGTAGCTGTTATTTTTCAGTATTGTGACGATAATAAACTGCCATTATTAGATTTAAAAGATTTTAAAAAAATACTTCAATATACTACGCAAGAAGGTAAAGCTGAATTTACGGAATCTTACGGACGTATTTCAACAGCATCCACCGGAGCTATTTTACGAAAAGTTATAGAGTTAGAACAACAAGGAGCCGATTTGTTTTTTGGTGAAAAATCTTTCGATACGCAAGATTTGCTGCGTATTGATGATAACGGTCGTGGTTATATAAACATCCTTCGTTTAACCGATATTCAAGATCGCCCAAAATTATTTTCAACCTTTATGTTGAGTTTGTTGGCCGAAATATATTCAACCTTCCCAGAACAAGGCGATAGCGATAGACCAGAACTTATTTTGTTTATAGACGAAGCGCATTTAATTTTTAACGAGGCTTCAAAAGCCTTATTAAATCAAATTGAGAGCATTGTAAAACTAATTAGAAGTAAAGGTGTTGGCTTATATTTTGTAACACAAAACCCTACTGATGTTCCCGAAGCTGTATTGGGCCAGTTAGGTTTAAAAATTCAGCATGCTTTAAGAGCTTTTACCGCTAAAGATAGAAAGGCCATTAAGTTAACGGCACAAAACTACCCAGATTCTGAATATTATGATACTACAGAGGTTTTGACATCTTTAGGAATTGGAGAAGCGTTAGTTTCTGCATTAGATGAAAAAGGACGACCAACACCATTGGCTGCCACCATGATGCGTGCGCCTATGAGTAGAATGGATGTTCTTACCGATATGGAGCTAAGTAGCTTGCTAGCAAAATCTAAAATGGTTAAAAAATACAATGAAACCATTGATAGAGAGAGTGCTTACGAAATGCTTAATGAAAAAATAAAACAAGCTGAAGCAGACGAAGCTAAAGAAAAAGCTAAAAAAGAACAAGAGGCTCTTAAAAAAGCAGAATCTAAAAGAAAAACTACGACAAGACGTAAAAGCACAGCCATGAACCCAATAATTAAAGTGCTTACGAGTGCAACATTTATTCGTTCGGTTTTTGGTATTTTAACCAAAGTGTTAAAAAAATAA
- a CDS encoding 7-carboxy-7-deazaguanine synthase QueE, with translation MKKEIQQLVDKGEMLPLMEEFYTIQGEGFHKGTAAYFIRVGGCDVGCHWCDVKESWNANLHPPTLISNIVENAKKHSDTIVITGGEPLTWDMTPLTTQLKAEGLQVHIETSGAYKLTGIWDWICLSPKKMKLPTKEVYDNAHELKVIIYNNDDFRFAEEQAAKVNKDCILYLQPEWSKRDKVVPEIVDYVMKNPKWKVSLQTHKYLNIP, from the coding sequence ATGAAAAAAGAAATACAACAATTAGTTGACAAAGGAGAGATGTTGCCTTTAATGGAGGAGTTTTATACCATTCAAGGAGAAGGCTTTCATAAAGGTACCGCAGCATATTTTATTCGTGTTGGTGGATGCGATGTAGGCTGCCATTGGTGCGATGTAAAAGAGAGTTGGAATGCCAACCTACACCCACCTACATTAATTTCTAATATTGTTGAAAACGCTAAAAAACATAGTGATACTATTGTAATTACTGGAGGTGAGCCGTTAACTTGGGATATGACGCCTTTAACAACACAGCTTAAAGCTGAAGGATTACAGGTGCATATTGAAACATCGGGAGCTTATAAACTAACCGGTATTTGGGATTGGATTTGCCTTTCTCCAAAAAAAATGAAACTTCCCACTAAAGAAGTTTATGATAATGCACATGAACTTAAAGTAATTATTTACAATAATGATGATTTTCGCTTCGCCGAAGAACAAGCTGCAAAAGTAAATAAAGACTGTATTTTATACTTACAACCTGAATGGAGCAAACGCGATAAAGTGGTTCCGGAAATTGTAGATTACGTCATGAAAAATCCAAAATGGAAAGTATCATTACAAACCCATAAATATTTAAATATTCCATAA